A region of Vigna radiata var. radiata cultivar VC1973A chromosome 10, Vradiata_ver6, whole genome shotgun sequence DNA encodes the following proteins:
- the LOC106776148 gene encoding DEAD-box ATP-dependent RNA helicase 35 produces the protein MEKMEEEDDYEEYVPVAKRRAIEAQKILQRKGKAPLATDDDLERLRAAESKPSLLVKASQMKREQPEISVTEQIVQQEKEMIENLSDRKTLMSVRELAKGITYSEPLPTGWKPPLHVRRMSKKECDLIRKQWHIIVDGGDIPPPIKNFKDMRFPEPVLKKLKAKGIVQPTPIQVQGLPVILSGRDMIGIAFTGSGKTLVFVLPMIMVAMQEEIMMPIVPGEGPFGLIICPSRELARQTYEVVEQFLIPLKEAGYPELRPLLCIGGVDMRSQLEIVKKGVHIVVATPGRLKDMLAKKKMNLDNCRYLTLDEADRLVDLGFEDDIREVFDHFKAQRQTLLFSATMPTKIQNFARSALVKPIIVNVGRAGAANLDVIQEVEYVKQEAKIVYLLECLQKTPPPVLIFCENKADVDDIHEYLLLKGVEAVAIHGGKDQEEREYAIAAFKAGKKDVLVATDVASKGLDFPDIQHVINYDMPAEIENYVHRIGRTGRCGKTGIATTFINKNQSETTLLDLKHLLQEAKQRIPPVLAELNDPMEDNDEITGISGVKGCAYCGGLGHRIRDCPKLEHQKSMAIANNRKDYFGSGGYRGEI, from the coding sequence ATggagaaaatggaagaagaagatgattatGAGGAGTATGTGCCCGTGGCCAAACGTCGGGCCATTGAAGCTCAGAAGATTCTCCAACGCAAGGGGAAGGCTCCTTTGGCCACAGATGATGATTTGGAGAGATTGAGGGCGGCTGAATCGAAGCCTAGTCTGCTGGTTAAAGCTTCACAGATGAAAAGAGAACAACCCGAGATCAGTGTGACGGAGCAGATTGTTCAGCAGGAGAAAGAGATGATTGAAAACTTGTCGGATAGAAAAACCCTCATGTCTGTCCGTGAATTGGCTAAGGGAATCACTTATTCGGAACCTTTGCCAACAGGGTGGAAGCCACCTTTGCATGTAAGAAGGATGTCCAAGAAGGAGTGTGATTTGATTCGGAAGCAGTGGCATATAATAGTTGATGGTGGTGATATCCCGCCCCCAATTAAGAATTTTAAGGATATGAGATTTCCTGAGCCAGTTTTGAAGAAGTTGAAAGCTAAGGGGATTGTGCAACCAACACCTATTCAGGTGCAAGGACTTCCTGTAATCTTATCTGGGCGGGATATGATTGGGATTGCATTCACGGGCTCTGGAAAAACTCTTGTCTTTGTTCTACCGATGATAATGGTGGCAATGCAAGAGGAGATTATGATGCCTATTGTTCCTGGGGAAGGTCCTTTTGGTTTGATTATTTGTCCATCAAGGGAACTGGCTAGGCAGACTTATGAAGTGGTAGAACAATTCTTGATACCTCTGAAAGAAGCCGGATATCCGGAGCTCAGGCCTTTGCTTTGTATTGGTGGAGTGGATATGAGATCGCAGCTTGAGATTGTGAAGAAGGGTGTGCATATAGTTGTTGCCACTCCTGGGAGGTTGAAGGATATGTTggccaaaaagaaaatgaatcttGACAACTGCAGGTATTTAACATTAGATGAGGCTGATCGGTTGGTGGATCTGGGATTTGAAGATGATATTAGAGAAGTTTTTGATCACTTCAAAGCTCAAAGGCAGACTCTTCTATTTTCTGCAACCATGCCAACGAAAATTCAGAACTTTGCCAGGAGCGCATTGGTGAAACCAATCATTGTCAATGTGGGACGTGCAGGGGCAGCAAATCTTGATGTAATTCAGGAGGTAGAGTATGTTAAGCAGGAGGCAAAAATAGTTTATCTCCTTGAGTGCCTACAAAAAACCCCTCCACCAGTTCTCATATTTTGTGAGAATAAGGCTGATGTCGATGACATCCATGAATACCTTCTCTTGAAAGGAGTGGAAGCAGTGGCAATTCACGGAGGCAAGGATCAGGAAGAGAGAGAGTATGCCATTGCAGCTTTTAAGGCTGGCAAGAAAGATGTGTTGGTGGCAACTGATGTTGCATCCAAAGGTTTGGATTTTCCTGATATTCAGCACGTCATTAACTATGACATGCCAgctgaaattgaaaattatgtCCATAGGATTGGCCGAACTGGTAGATGTGGGAAAACTGGTATAGCAACGACATTTATAAACAAGAATCAAAGTGAAACAACATTACTTGATTTGAAACACCTATTGCAAGAAGCAAAACAAAGGATTCCCCCAGTTTTGGCTGAGTTGAACGATCCAATGGAAGACAATGATGAAATCACAGGCATAAGTGGAGTCAAGGGATGTGCATATTGTGGTGGACTTGGTCATCGTATCAGAGATTGTCCCAAATTAGAACATCAGAAGAGCATGGCGATTGCAAATAATAGAAAGGATTATTTTGGATCTGGAGGTTACAGAGGGGAAATTTGA
- the LOC106775205 gene encoding uncharacterized protein LOC106775205 yields MDIMQQNDNNNLTEHASNSPPSSPDISNLVGAPQLNPRVGDEYQVEVPSLIKESERVQLLRNPAESEVGLDNSLSFAIGLPISVTWIHNANESSENEGWGYIGDNADELKPTAFQSEMTGDSNSAELGERKKFALVPAILGSSWSDSDSEVFLLGLYIFGKNFIQIQRFLENKGMGEILAFYYGKFYKSDQYRRWSDCRKLKGRKSAIGQKLFTGRRQQELLSRLIPHVSGESKDTLLQVSKSYTEGRTSLEEYISSIKSTVGLGILVGAVGIGKEKDDLTTLVLEPVKNNKVFSVPTCKAWSSLGPNDILKFLTGFRLSKARSNDLFWEAVWPRLLARGWHSEQPKNRGYVSSKDYLVFLIPGVKTFSRRKLVKGDHYFDSVSDVLKKVVAEPNLLDLEEAKVGSCDDEEPEGGLNEDDDSDYRRQCYLKPRASTCNTDQIKVTVIDTSLVHGGKPSDLRAFKPVPVHSVGEVEVNVTDSHEEAKHMSKVNHKKNISQNIDQKLAGTGVLCEGKLMVRELQYLPIEEEDASKVLGILRESKGSSYDDSPSVMEASMLVYGKMKIGNTDNQNNSKKMVQSLENKKTSVSNDNRLKRTIKHQCSRRARPGDSNHAVVPVKRRRLAACSKAETNHIIKNSSRDSGSEKRALSHTKVDDPFTCQKNGNLIPSSDEKSLEKNNKESILKEICEYRSVSGDKVEKGDSVSFNIPQAPLKSEIGVMMVMLEEDKQSLKANDPCLLSDSQGVIEEPLGTSSDVGSVEQQPSITSRRQSTRNRPLSIRALESLANEFLYGERRQKRKLVPTQTDSFAICRKTRTRSKTMPHNQSSDNGTAVLVEEKQLNGNSTA; encoded by the exons ATGGATATAATGCAGCAGAatgacaataataatttaactgAACATGCATCTAATAGTCCCCCAAGTTCACCTGATATAAGCAATTTAGTTGGAGCTCCACAGCTGAATCCTCGAGTTGGTGATGAATACCAGGTGGAAGTTCCTTCCCTAATAAAAGAATCAGAACGAGTTCAGCTTCTAAGGAATCCTGCTGAGTCAGAAGTTGGGCTTGACAACTCTCTTTCATTTGCAATTGGTTTACCCATCTCTGTCACATGGATACATAATGCAAATGAGAGTAGTGAAAATGAAGGGTGGGGATATATTGGAGACAATGCAGATGAACTCAAACCAACCGCATTTCAATCTGAGATGACAGGAGACAGCAATTCAGCTGAACTgggtgaaagaaaaaaatttgcatTGGTTCCTGCCATATTAGGTAGCTCCTGGAGTGATTCTGACTCAGAAGTTTTTCTCCTTGGTTTGTATATTTTTGGgaaaaatttcattcaaatacAAAGATTCTTAGAGAACAAGGGAATGGGGGAAATACTTGCATTTTACTATGGAAAGTTTTACAAATCTGATCAATATCGTAGATGGTCAGACTGTAGGAAGTTAAAAGGAAGAAAGTCTGCAATTGGACAGAAACTTTTCACTGGTCGCAGGCAACAAGAATTACTGTCCCGCTTGATTCCCCATGTCTCGGGAGAATCTAAAGATACTCTGTTACAG GTTTCTAAGTCATATACTGAGGGCAGAACTTCATTAGAAGAATACATATCTTCTATAAAATCCACTGTTGGACTTGGTATTCTTGTGGGGGCAGTTGGTATTGGTAAGGAGAAGGATGACCTTACTACTCTTGTTCTGGAACCTGTGAAGAACAATAAGGTGTTTTCAGTGCCAACGTGCAAGGCTTGGTCTTCTCTTGGACCAAAtgatatattgaaatttttaacaGGATTTCGACTGAGCAAGGCTAGAAGTAATGATCTCTTTTGGGAAGCTGTTTGGCCTCGCTTACTAGCAAGAGGGTGGCACTCTGAGCAACCAAAAAATAGAGGTTATGTGAGCTCCAAAGATTATCTGGTTTTTCTTATCCCAGGTGTTAAGACCTTTTCAAGGAGAAAACTTGTGAAAGGTGATCATTACTTTGATTCTGTTAGTGATGTCCTGAAAAAAGTGGTAGCTGAACCGAATCTTCTTGATCTTGAAGAAGCTAAAGTTGGTAGCTGTGATGATGAAGAGCCAGAAGGGGGGTTGAATGAGGATGATGATTCTGATTACCGTCGTCAATGCTACCTCAAGCCTCGAGCTTCAACTTGCAATACAGATCAGATAAAAGTCACGGTTATTGATACAAGTTTGGTGCATGGAGGGAAACCATCTGATTTAAGAGCATTTAAACCTGTACCTGTTCATTCAGTGGGTGAAGTTGAGGTCAATGTTACTGATTCACATGAAGAGGCCAAACATATGAGTAAAGTAAACCACAAGAAAAACATTTCTCAAAACATTGATCAAAAGTTGGCTGGTACTGGTGTACTTTGTGAAGGAAAGTTAATGGTGAGAGAACTGCAATATCTGCCAATTGAAGAGGAAGATGCATCTAAGGTGCTTGGTATTTTAAGAGAAAGTAAGGGTAGCTCCTATGATGATTCACCAAGTGTAATGGAAGCTAGTATGCTGGTATATGGCAAAATGAAAATTGGTAATACTGATAACCAAAATAATTCTAAGAAAATGGTCCAAAGCTTGGAGAATAAGAAGACCTCTGTGTCTAATGATAATAGGCTAAAAAGGACTATAAAGCATCAGTGTAGTCGAAGAGCAAGACCAGGTGATTCCAACCATGCAGTTGTTCCCGTCAAAAGGAGGAGATTAGCTGCCTGTTCCAAGGCAGAGACAAACCACATCATCAAGAATTCTTCAAGAGACTCAGGATCAGAAAAAAGGGCTTTATCCCACACAAAGGTTGATGATCCTTTTACCTGTCAGAAGAATGGAAATCTAATTCCTTCTTCAGATGAAAAAAGTCTGGAAAAGAATAACAAAGAAAGCATTCTCAAGGAAATTTGTGAGTACAGGAGTGTTTCAGGTGATAAAGTTGAGAAAGGTGATTCAGTCTCCTTCAACATACCCCAAGCTCCTTTGAAGTCTGAAATCGGTGTGATGATGGTAATGTTGGAGGAAGATAAGCAGAGCCTGAAGGCAAATGATCCATGTTTATTATCTGACAGTCAAGGGGTAATTGAGGAGCCACTGGGAACCTCTTCTGATGTTGGTTCTGTGGAACAGCAGCCTAGTATAACTTCCAGGAGGCAGAGCACAAGAAACCGACCATTATCAATTAGAGCGCTTGAATCTCTAGCAAATGAATTCTTGTATGGAGAAAGAAGACAGAAAAGGAAACTTGTCCCAACACAAACTGATTCATTTGCTATTTGCCGCAAGACTCGTACAAGAAGCAAAACCATGCCTCACAATCAGAGTTCAGATAATGGGACTGCAGTTTTAGTAGAAGAAAAGCAGTTGAATGGCAACAGCACTGCTTAG